A segment of the Chaetodon trifascialis isolate fChaTrf1 chromosome 2, fChaTrf1.hap1, whole genome shotgun sequence genome:
TATTTTCTTGTTAATATCTTAAGAACTTCTAAATCATTTTCAGCTAATATGGAAAAGTATCAGTATTTAATTTAACATGTTTTGCAGAACTGTCATGATAGCAGTGATTCAGACAGCAATGAGGTAAGAACAAACTCTCATCGTTATTGCAGCGAATCTGATAGCAATGAGGTAAGAGTTGAATTAATCCtatgattttcaaaataaagtcaaaataGAGCAAAACagctttgatttttaaaaaatcttctATCGTGTTCATTTTGTCCTGCTGCAGAGTGGCAATAAGTGGTCTCAGCTCAAGCCGCATATTAACTGGAATTTACTCTTGGAGCTGCTTCCTGGTCTGTTgccgccaccaccaccgccacctaCTGCCCCACCTTCACCTCCATCTACAACCCCAGCCCCAACTACAACCCCACAGACCACAGCTGTCACTACCACTGAGAGCCGAGGAGACAGCGGATAAACTGTGCTGATGTGAGAGAAGGGACAGCAGATTAAAATACTTTTCTTCCCTTCTCCAACAGCAGAAAGTGTAgtgtgtgattttcttttttcttttctttttttttgcatgtatgtATTGTGGTGATATTTTACAATACTGAAATCATGCTTAGACCAGATTTGATTAACTTTTACAAAATATagatttttccacatttcagtATTGGTTCTCCACAGTcacatgtgttttctgttcactCCTGATCATTTTTCATCGCATTTTAATCAGCATAGTGTGCCGttgaacagttttttttgtttgtttttttctgcaatCCGTATAGAACCTGAAGAATGTAGTGATATATTGTGTTTTGGAACATATACAATCCAGACAGGGACGACATCAGGGTGTAATTATGAGTTCTGTTGCAGGTTGGGCGCAGTGCTGGAGACACCTGTGGGGAGATGCTGACGACACACCGCTGTAATATCCActcagtgtgcacacacatcacCATCTCTGTATCAACACAGCTTAAGAAAGGGATGAGTGCTGAGCCTTTAATACCTGACTCTTTGCTTCATCAGTGAAGTCTGTCACACTGTACTTTTACCATGACTCAGCATCTCCATTAATATTCCCATCCATCGCACTGCACTGCCAACTCTTAGCAGCATTTGTTCGCAGGAACTTTGACAAAAATATGTACGACTGCCTTAACGTTCTCACAGATACACACCTGTCTCTCAATGTACAACTTAATTACAGTCCTTCTATGAGGTCTATTTGTACCAAACCACTGGGTTTTGCACAGCTGCTCATTATGAATGTTTAAATTACAATCTTTGTTAAATAATGTAAACCAGCGAAGCAACATGCAGAGTCTGGTGAAAATCAATACTTTTGAATCATGCACTGAAAAGCAACTTTTACACGTTTCATAATTTGTATCGTAAGATTTATTTTGAAGCAGGATAATTGCTGCCATAGTTTTTGTGGTGAAATATATTTTAATCTAGTAGCATAGTAGCATCTTCTGTTGATTTACTTATTTTTGACACTTCCCTGAATTAACTGCATGTGACTCAAACATGGCAGAAATGTCATGTGTTGAGCATCTCGctgtaaaaaattaaaaatgacagcaataaGAGTATCAAGCCTGCTGTGTTGTTACCAAACCAACTTGTCTCATAACTCAGCACTTATAATGTTtggcaaaaaacaaattaaaccaGTCATCCCTCTATTATAAACCCTTTGTTGCTTTACTAAGAGGTATCGattaaacagaaatgttttatgtatcgagtaaaatgtcattttgtgacaTGCTTTACCAAAAATACGCCAAGTCAGCTTCGTTGGCAATTGTACTCTCATGTGAGTAGACACCACAAAATTTTATTAAACATCCTGAGTATTAAGAGTCACTGATTACTTtgtgtgctgcattcatttaATTACCCTTCATATCATGTTTCTAATTTGAATTTGATGCTTATCGAAGGTTCACAACTGCACATTACCTTCTCTTCTACCATTTCCTTattcatctctttttctgttttgttgcacGTTATACATTTTTGCTTTGACTATAATTACAACATGAGACACTGACACATCAGCCGCACCCAGAGGTGCTCCGACTAACAGGAAAACCACAACTCCTGGGTTCATATATGcttgtttattcatttctgtaGACATTACGGCATTATAATTGAAGGAAAACAGGCAGTTTAGGGAATGCAGTGGATTCCCATGTCATTGTTTCATTCAAACCAGAAGATTAGGTAAAATTTGTCTGTTTCTTCAGTCATGTCTGTCATGTCTGTTCTGTCATTGGTTGTTTGGCTCTGTGAGCAGTGCATAAGTCAATGCTCCCGCtcactgtgtttcactgaaTTTACTCAAGTGCTCTAAGTGGACATTCCTCTCAGCTTTCGATGATCTTGTGGGAGCCAATTTCAAAACcatactgatttttttttttttctcttttcaaaatgattatcacagTCCTACTGTTGTATTTTTCCATAATGGCCTCTGCAGTACCAGTAAGTAGTCTTGActatattttaaaaacatttgaatatattttatttcattcacatCATGTGAAATCTGCTGTGACAATTATCGTGTTGaaatttttcttttatattttcagacCCGTCCTAAtgtccttccttccctcctttcacAAGGAGGAGCCACCCAAGCCACAAACCAGAGGCCTGACACTCAGACGCCAGCCCCGCTTTCCCCTGACGTGGAGCAACCACCCCAGCAAGTGGCTGGCCCCCAGTTCCTGCCTCTCATGCAGCACTACACCTGGTCTCCACTAGGGGGCGGTCCAATGACCATCCATCCGCATCCGGGCGTCCACGGGTTCCAACCTGCTAACCTGCCGACACTCCCACAGCAGCCTCTGGTAGgacaggagaagaaaaatatacaacagacaaaacaatgtttttaacTCTCTCATAGATCCATTCATTATTTGATTATCATTTTTGTACTTGCAAGAATAGCATAAAGAATAGCATAAATCCTAGAAACAGTGTTCTGTGCATCAGAACTcattttaagtttgttttgttgctgtattTTCAGATGTTCCCTCCTTACAGgcactttcctcttttctcatcACCCCATAGCAATCAGCTGGTAAGATATTATCAAGAAAtaaactgtctgtgttttttggaGATGGATCATTCCACACTCTTCAAAAGGTATTGCATTTACTGTTATGTGCATGATAGAATGTTTTTCCTTACATGTCAACTTGTACTGGATAGGTACAACAGGTGAACAGGTCATAACAGACAGTGAACAGGTTATAACAGACAGTATTATGGAAATAAAGAGGTCTGTACTTCTGTCACAGTCTGTCACTTGATTTATGGCTCTTGGGTGGAAGCTGTTTTGCCTTCAGCATGCTTTTCTTCTGCAAGTCATACTGTAATTGTAATCCTTTGTATCcaactgtctgctgtctctgccaGTTTTCCCCATATGGTTTCCCAATGATTCTTGCACCACCTTTTCAACAAACTCAGCAAACTCCAGCAAATCAGCCTCCGAACAGTCTAGTGTTACCTGCAGAAACACCTTCTGGAGCTGCTCCCTCAGGAAATGCACCTCAGCCAATTCAGCAACAACAGGTGTCTCAATAAAGTTAAATCAGAATGCATTGTTCATATAATAAAAAAGGATAAGATATTCTACTTCGATATGAGGCAGAAGGGAAAGCAAATGTTGCAATATCCTCACACCGTATTATTTTCACCCACAGAATCCTGTAATTGTGTACTTGCTGCAGCAACCCACGGTAAAGGCAAAATGCACTCTGTAAACTTAGATATAACCATGATTAATGCTCAGTCTGGTTTCATAATTTTCTTTCTCATTAtgttttagtttatttatttttatttgctatcttttttttttttcttttctttagaATGCTGTTCTTGGCAGTCTTAGCTCAGAGGAACTCGAGGTAACACAAAGCCAAGATTTTTATCAAACTCTCAGCTTGTTCAAACAGTCTACGCAGTGAACTCAGTGATCCTTGTGACGATCCAGTTGCTTCCCCCTCCCTTGCCTCTTACAgcatctttcctcttttctccctttcaGATGGCAGCTAAAGTAGGACAGCTGGGCGTGTACCTGCCCACTGTGCTCACAAACCCATCCGTAGCAGTCGTTCAGCCTGTGAATCAGGCCGTTGGGCTTACAAACCCAGAACTGCAGGGCATCGTGCCAACTGTGGGGACCTCGTCAGCTGGAGTCCCACAGACACAGGGGCCGGCCAGCTCGGGACCACAGCCAAACGCTAATAGGGTCCCTGTAGGTTTGGAGAGACCAACACAGGAGACAGTCACTGTCCAAAAACCCAAACTCGAGCCCACACAGGGAAACCATGTCTGAGTGTGCAGCCACCAACACAGTTAACTCATACTGAGACAACACTTAACACATTATTCATGAAATCCACAGACTAACAGTGTGTCACTGAAGTTTCTCATGCCCATTCCCATTATATTTTAGCAATTTATTATCTGTGAaccttttatttcatttgttacaatagtttttttcttttcaattaatGATAtctaataaaaaataacaacagtcaAAGTCTGAATTGTGaattgttttccctttttaaatAATGTGCATCAATGGCTTGTTTTCATGATTTTAGTCTAAAATATATTCTTATTTTGTAACCTGCGCAACTGATTTTTTCACCACTTAGGCGCActgaaaacaagctgtgaacaaaatattgacatattatcaccttttaagttgatatgcCGAACGTGCTGtacatccagcagacactgagTAACATTAACATTGATTTGAAGTGGTGTTTTTGTCCATCTGATCGATAAAAATCCAATATTTCACTCTCCTCTTTGGGTTTAATAGAGCTTTTAAGTTGAAATCAGCTGCCTGCAGAGGCTGAAAATGGGTTTGATGATAGTGGTGAGGCTGAATCAACACGGCAAAGTTAGATGCTGTACAACCAAATCAATGAgatgaaagatgctaaaacacttTGCAGAACTGAGAGGATTGATTCTCAGCAACAACCTGATCATGCTCATACAGTGGGACAAAGCTGTCTGACAGAAGACTTTGCTGCAAACTCAAGGCACATATCAAGAAAACACACCTTTATTTTCCGCAATTGGTCTTTAAATTTTAATTGTGTTTCAATTGTGTGTTTTCAATTGTGTAGTAGCTTCTCCAGTTTAAGAATTTTAATTTACCTCTATTCAAAGTCCTTGAGTCGGAGAGTGTTTTCTGCCCAGTGACACTGTGATCTAAGATGTTATCTAATCATCACGCTGAGTCCTTTTCTTCACAGTTAATGGATTTTGGCCCACGAGCAGCACTTAAGGGTCCCCACACGATCACATACAGAATGGCTGTTTGAGGTCTGTTTTTTCAAGCTGTCACCAATTTACTGTTCCACCAAAGCCATTAAATCAGTCTATAGTCAAGTGTGCAGTGTGGGTAGAAAATAGGAAGTCTTGAGAGGCCTCGTGCATGTTGTGATTATCATGAAGGATGTATGTATAAATGGCACAACTGTAAcataatcataataatcatCCAGTCATAATCAGCTATAATACAGTCTATTACCTATATATCATGGCAGGTACACACCAGGGCTGTAAAAATATGGGATATTTCAGAATGACAGCATAATGTTTAATAATAAACTAAATTTGACCTCTATTCATATGTAACACCTGTGCCCTTTTTTAGTGTAAATGATGTCGCAAGGGGGCACCTGATAAAACATATCAGCGAGGGATTAAATATGATTAATGTGCATTTCAAGCCAAAAATGTATTATGGGATATCTCACAGACGTACAGCTGCCAGTTTTGTAATCATAAAAATCAGATCCTTGGCATATCACCAATACATGTCATAGGATTGCTCGTCCTTTGTTCTGTCAGCAAATAAATAGGAGTAAATCTCTCTCCTGTACTCACACCTCTCCTCAACAATCCATCAGTACTCGTGTGCTGCCAGGAAGGAAAGGTAATGTAGGCGACTAATATCATATGAGGCTCTTAGaggacattttaaaataatgatcATTTAAATGTAAGTAATGCAGTGAATATTGTCTAATAAGTCAAGAAATGTCTTTGACAGATTAATTCAAGATGAAATTCATCCTGCTTGCTGCCTGCATCCTTGGGTTGGCTGTCTGTGCCCCCGTAAGGAAATCATTTCTTCATCTTATTTCTCTCTCGTGCATATTAGCATTGTAAAGTGTAAatatttgaccaaaaaaaaaaaaaaaaaatcttacctCAGTGTTCATGTTGCTGTTTGGAGCTTTCAATCATATCACATAATCTTTATCAGCAGTTCCTCAGTGATCCTGGAACTGTAGAAATTCAAACTTTTTCTTGTGCATAATCAATGTCGTTGGTGAATGATTCAGCAATGCTAAGTTTGTCTcaattattgattattaattctgcagcattttatcttctttacagcagcagatgttCATGGAGTTTGACATCCATTACGCTCCGGCTCAGGTATGGTAAAACACAGCTCTGGTGTATAACATGCACAGAAACCAcaggaaaagacacattttcaaacCGAATAAGCTCTGCACGCAGGTGTACTATTATGTCTTCACCGCTGATGGTAATGTCTTCATAGCTGAGGCTGGTGCTGGCTCTTTTACTTCTAgtttgctgccttttctcaTAATCTATGCTcatcttaaaatgaataatcCTATATTCACAGGCAGCCCAGGCTATTCCTGCTGGAGCCGCACCCGAATCTCTGGACGTTGTAAGAGCTTATTTATAgagcttatttgcttttttaatgaattttgttCAACAGTCACTCTTTTTTGATAATCTtaactgttttcatttccagctGCTGCCAGTTGATGCCCAGAGACAGCCTCTTGGCGGACCTGTGAGTGACACAGTATTGCTTTGATTAGTAGGAGCGTACGGTACTTTACTGTATTTAAGAtggaatgaaagagaaaaatggtCCGACTAAAATACGTTTCAGAGACCACAGAGTGGAGCTAGATTCTGCCTGAGGTACTGTAGTTtttaagtgcatgtgtgtgcctgcatgtgtttttactgaaaGGTCCGGGGCTTCATCAAGCAGGAGATCCTCCAGCCAAACGGCAGAGACACCAAGGATGTGGTCAGTgcctgcaggttttcatttctCTGACAGAAACTGTGTGACTTTATTGAATGATGgtcttttttcactttgtccCTTGTTCCAGTTCTACCCCTTCGGTTTTGACCTGCCAAATGCTGCCGCTGTTGCTCCTGTTATTGTTCCTGCTGAtcctgttgttgctgctgcacctccagcagcaccagctgCTCCCGCTGCCCCTGCTGCCCCTGCTGCCCCTGCTGTCCCTGTTGAACCTATCATTGCTGCTAGTGCCCCTGTAAGAATGACTATGGATCTGTATTTTAAGCCATTTTAAGTTAATTGAAGAATCAGTAAGACTTGGTCTATGTCAGCTGTCGACCGTATAAATGGTTTGcttgattttaataataaattcAAACAGCTGCTTGTGCTGAAGTGGTGATGAGGGCAACGGGTTCATTCTAATAAATGAGTATTGCGTCAGAGAAACAGTCATCCAAACATTTCTGCTGAAGTGTTGAGAAATATCTACTCATCAGCAGACATGAGAGAGACCATCCTCAGTCCTGATTGGCTCCTCAGAAGCCTCTGTCATTTCAGGCTGCCAAACCCAccggagatgatgatgatgacgatgattaAACAAAGTCAGCAGGATGTGCACACGTTTGTGCATaggcaggtacacacacacacacacacacacacacacacacacacacacacacacacacacacacacagagtgtccTGTTTCATTGCATAGTTCAAACTTTGGGGTTTTGACAAAATCATTTATGAAAAAATCTGGG
Coding sequences within it:
- the ambn gene encoding ameloblastin isoform X1, coding for MQHYTWSPLGGGPMTIHPHPGVHGFQPANLPTLPQQPLMFPPYRHFPLFSSPHSNQLFSPYGFPMILAPPFQQTQQTPANQPPNSLVLPAETPSGAAPSGNAPQPIQQQQNPVIVYLLQQPTNAVLGSLSSEELEMAAKVGQLGVYLPTVLTNPSVAVVQPVNQAVGLTNPELQGIVPTVGTSSAGVPQTQGPASSGPQPNANRVPVGLERPTQETVTVQKPKLEPTQGNHV
- the ambn gene encoding ameloblastin isoform X2, which gives rise to MQHYTWSPLGGGPMTIHPHPGVHGFQPANLPTLPQQPLFSPYGFPMILAPPFQQTQQTPANQPPNSLVLPAETPSGAAPSGNAPQPIQQQQNPVIVYLLQQPTNAVLGSLSSEELEMAAKVGQLGVYLPTVLTNPSVAVVQPVNQAVGLTNPELQGIVPTVGTSSAGVPQTQGPASSGPQPNANRVPVGLERPTQETVTVQKPKLEPTQGNHV
- the LOC139350219 gene encoding large ribosomal subunit protein bL25-like, with translation MKFILLAACILGLAVCAPQQMFMEFDIHYAPAQAAQAIPAGAAPESLDVLLPVDAQRQPLGGPVRGFIKQEILQPNGRDTKDVFYPFGFDLPNAAAVAPVIVPADPVVAAAPPAAPAAPAAPAAPAAPAVPVEPIIAASAPAAKPTGDDDDDDD